The following are from one region of the Verrucomicrobiaceae bacterium genome:
- a CDS encoding cytochrome C, whose amino-acid sequence MPIYEFYCPDNNKLYSFLARSLAQRDAVPICPDGQGLRMERRVSAFSITGKAKEDTGNDPFAGIDEDKMDGFMAEMERDMAGMDEENPDPRQLGRFMRKMTEMMGSNTPPELREMVRRLEAGEDPEKLESEFGMGGTEGEDGEAADALFGQMWKKAKAHRREPIRDPKLYELRDFLP is encoded by the coding sequence ATGCCGATTTACGAGTTCTACTGCCCTGACAACAACAAGCTCTACTCCTTCCTAGCCCGCAGCCTGGCGCAGCGTGATGCGGTGCCTATTTGCCCTGATGGACAGGGCCTGCGCATGGAGCGCCGCGTTTCTGCTTTCTCCATCACGGGCAAGGCGAAGGAGGACACGGGCAATGACCCCTTTGCGGGAATCGACGAGGATAAAATGGACGGCTTCATGGCCGAGATGGAGCGGGATATGGCTGGCATGGACGAGGAAAACCCTGATCCACGCCAACTGGGGCGCTTCATGCGCAAGATGACCGAGATGATGGGCTCCAATACGCCGCCAGAGCTGCGTGAGATGGTGCGCCGACTCGAAGCGGGTGAGGACCCCGAGAAGCTGGAGTCCGAGTTCGGTATGGGGGGCACTGAAGGTGAGGATGGTGAGGCTGCCGATGCCCTCTTTGGCCAAATGTGGAAGAAGGCCAAAGCACACCGCCGTGAGCCCATCCGTGACCCGAAGCTCTATGAGTTGCGTGATTTCCTGCCGTGA
- a CDS encoding sialate O-acetylesterase — MKRFLAFLSLSAGIASADVSLPAVFSDGMVLQQLQLVPVWGTAQPGEQVKVTFGEQTQQATAGKDGRWSVTLNPLNSSDKPAELIVAGRSTRTIKNVLVGEVWVCSGQSNMGMTVARSLNPEAEAAAAKFPAIRMFSVERQPAQESQTDCKGEWKEANSANVGNFSAAAYFFGRHLHQALKVPVGLINTSWGGTRVEAWTSQEALAQRPCAQEMLADWKDVSSKWDAATEQAAFDQRKAQWQAEVKKIDEQNKKAAAGTAKLPRPSAPRPPDDPTKTPHRPSVLFNGMIAPLIPYGIKGAIWYQGESNQRRAVQYQELLPTLINDWRKRWDSEFPFYIVQLASFGNGKPTSIAAGEADSWAELQEAQLLTAQTLPKCGLAVANDIGEEKDIHPKNKQEVGRRLALWALAKDYGKTGAVFSGPMYRSSSIEGGKVRIQFDHVGTGLKTRDGKAPGHLQIAGADQKWHWAQARIEGADIVVWHDAVKEPVGVRYAWAAWPVGANFINAEGLPASCFRTDPFIPSTLGVVSPFKETVPVKK, encoded by the coding sequence ATGAAACGCTTCCTCGCCTTCCTCTCACTCTCTGCGGGTATCGCCTCCGCTGATGTCAGTCTGCCTGCTGTCTTCAGCGATGGCATGGTTTTGCAGCAGCTCCAGCTCGTGCCAGTATGGGGCACTGCGCAGCCGGGGGAGCAGGTGAAGGTCACCTTTGGTGAGCAGACTCAGCAGGCCACGGCTGGGAAAGATGGCCGCTGGAGCGTCACGCTGAATCCGCTGAACTCTAGCGACAAGCCCGCCGAGCTCATCGTCGCAGGGCGCAGCACACGTACGATCAAAAATGTGCTCGTCGGTGAGGTCTGGGTCTGCTCTGGCCAGTCGAACATGGGCATGACGGTCGCCCGCTCACTCAATCCCGAGGCGGAGGCCGCTGCGGCAAAATTCCCCGCCATCCGCATGTTCAGCGTCGAGCGCCAGCCCGCTCAGGAGTCGCAGACCGACTGCAAAGGGGAGTGGAAGGAGGCGAACAGCGCCAATGTGGGCAATTTCTCCGCTGCGGCCTATTTCTTTGGCCGGCATCTGCACCAGGCACTGAAAGTGCCCGTGGGCCTCATCAATACGAGCTGGGGCGGCACCCGCGTGGAGGCATGGACCAGCCAAGAGGCACTGGCCCAGAGACCATGTGCTCAGGAGATGCTGGCAGACTGGAAGGACGTCTCCTCCAAATGGGATGCCGCAACGGAGCAGGCTGCCTTTGACCAGCGCAAAGCGCAGTGGCAGGCCGAAGTGAAGAAAATCGATGAGCAGAACAAAAAAGCCGCCGCTGGAACTGCCAAGCTGCCACGCCCATCCGCACCACGCCCGCCGGATGATCCGACCAAGACGCCGCATCGCCCCAGTGTGCTTTTTAATGGCATGATCGCCCCACTCATCCCCTACGGCATCAAGGGAGCGATCTGGTACCAGGGCGAGTCGAATCAGCGCCGTGCTGTCCAATACCAAGAGCTACTCCCCACGCTCATCAATGACTGGCGCAAGCGCTGGGACAGTGAATTCCCCTTTTACATCGTGCAGCTCGCCAGCTTCGGCAATGGCAAGCCCACCAGCATTGCTGCTGGCGAGGCGGACTCCTGGGCCGAGCTGCAAGAGGCCCAACTGCTCACCGCACAGACTTTGCCAAAATGTGGCCTCGCTGTCGCCAATGACATCGGTGAGGAAAAAGACATCCACCCGAAGAACAAACAAGAAGTCGGTCGCCGGCTCGCCCTTTGGGCTCTGGCCAAAGATTACGGCAAAACGGGCGCGGTCTTCAGCGGCCCGATGTATCGCAGCAGCAGCATCGAAGGCGGGAAAGTCCGCATTCAGTTCGATCACGTCGGCACAGGGCTAAAGACGCGTGATGGGAAAGCGCCAGGGCACCTCCAGATCGCTGGTGCGGATCAAAAGTGGCACTGGGCGCAGGCCCGAATCGAGGGGGCAGACATCGTCGTCTGGCATGATGCGGTGAAAGAGCCCGTCGGAGTGCGCTACGCCTGGGCTGCCTGGCCTGTGGGTGCAAATTTCATTAATGCCGAAGGCTTACCCGCATCCTGCTTCCGCACAGATCCATTCATCCCCAGCACTCTGGGAGTCGTCTCGCCCTTCAAAGAAACCGTGCCGGTGAAAAAGTAA
- the typA gene encoding translational GTPase TypA, translating to MTPDKIRNIAIIAHVDHGKTTLVDGLLRSSGNFRENQAIAERAMDSMDLEKEKGITIKAKNTSVHWNDHIINIVDTPGHADFGGEVERVMKMVDGVMLVVDAYDGPQAQTRFVLRKALEQGIKPIVLINKMDRPHIEPEKVHDKVLELLLELHATEDQFNAPFVYGSARAGWVTDKPGGEQHDMTYLLGQIVKHIPAPKAEPEGCFEMLVSNIDWDNFVGRVAIGKVTRGSVKLGDRVFLLGKTPDEKPTPVKVTKVFQYTTLTTGESVEGTAGDIVGISGFEDVDIGQTVAGAADAPALPFVAIDPPTIVMQFAVNDGPLAGREGDHVTSRKIRDRLDREQKMNVTISVKDTDTAGIFDVSARGAMQIAVLVEQMRREGFEVLVSRPMVIMKRINDELCEPFETLYVDVPDEYLGGVMKSISERKGKIEDMNAESGRTSLQAYVPTRGLIGFEFELMNLTSGHGIHSHLFREYAPQAGTMQTRTTGTLVSTEPGEATSYALDTIQVRGKLFIAPGDLVYDGMLVGENPRADDLPVNPTRSKQLTNFRSAGNDKNAQLAPPLRFSLERAIEYIAPDELVEATPKSIRLRKRVLDHSTRLRERKKMEAQLEGGED from the coding sequence ATGACCCCAGATAAAATCCGCAATATCGCCATCATCGCGCACGTCGATCACGGCAAAACGACGCTCGTTGACGGCCTGCTGCGCTCCAGTGGCAATTTCCGCGAAAACCAAGCCATCGCTGAACGCGCGATGGACAGCATGGATCTCGAAAAGGAAAAAGGCATCACCATCAAGGCCAAAAACACCTCCGTTCACTGGAACGACCACATCATCAACATCGTGGACACTCCTGGCCATGCCGACTTCGGCGGCGAGGTGGAGCGCGTCATGAAGATGGTCGATGGCGTGATGCTCGTGGTGGATGCCTACGATGGCCCACAGGCTCAGACACGCTTCGTGCTGAGAAAAGCACTCGAACAGGGCATCAAGCCCATCGTGCTAATCAATAAGATGGACCGTCCGCACATCGAGCCAGAAAAAGTGCACGACAAAGTGCTCGAGCTCCTGCTGGAACTGCACGCCACCGAAGACCAGTTCAATGCACCCTTTGTCTATGGCAGCGCCCGCGCTGGCTGGGTCACGGACAAGCCCGGCGGCGAGCAGCATGACATGACCTACCTCCTCGGGCAGATCGTCAAGCACATCCCCGCACCCAAAGCGGAGCCCGAGGGCTGCTTTGAGATGCTCGTCTCCAACATCGACTGGGACAACTTCGTCGGCCGTGTCGCCATCGGCAAAGTCACCCGCGGCAGCGTGAAGCTCGGCGACCGCGTCTTCCTCCTGGGCAAGACTCCAGATGAAAAGCCCACACCGGTCAAGGTGACGAAAGTCTTCCAATACACCACCCTCACCACGGGCGAGTCCGTGGAGGGCACCGCTGGCGACATCGTCGGCATCTCCGGCTTTGAGGACGTGGACATCGGCCAGACCGTCGCAGGCGCAGCAGATGCACCCGCACTTCCCTTCGTGGCGATCGACCCACCTACCATCGTCATGCAGTTCGCCGTCAATGATGGCCCGCTGGCCGGTCGCGAAGGCGACCACGTCACCTCCCGCAAAATCCGCGACCGCCTTGACCGCGAGCAGAAGATGAACGTCACCATCAGCGTCAAAGACACCGACACCGCTGGTATTTTCGACGTCAGCGCTCGTGGCGCCATGCAGATCGCCGTCCTCGTCGAGCAGATGCGCCGTGAGGGCTTTGAAGTGCTCGTCTCACGCCCCATGGTCATCATGAAGCGCATCAATGATGAGCTCTGCGAGCCCTTCGAGACCCTCTACGTCGATGTACCGGATGAATACCTCGGTGGCGTCATGAAATCGATCTCCGAGCGCAAAGGCAAAATCGAAGACATGAACGCCGAAAGCGGCCGCACCAGTCTCCAGGCCTACGTGCCCACCCGTGGCCTCATCGGCTTCGAATTCGAGCTGATGAACCTCACCAGCGGCCATGGCATCCACAGCCATCTCTTCCGCGAGTACGCCCCCCAGGCAGGCACCATGCAGACACGCACCACTGGCACCCTCGTCAGCACAGAGCCAGGAGAGGCCACCAGCTACGCCCTCGATACCATCCAGGTCCGTGGGAAGCTCTTCATCGCCCCTGGCGACTTGGTCTATGACGGCATGCTCGTGGGTGAAAATCCCCGCGCAGACGATCTCCCCGTCAATCCTACCCGCAGCAAGCAGCTCACCAACTTCCGCAGCGCTGGAAACGACAAAAACGCCCAGCTCGCTCCGCCCCTACGCTTCAGCCTCGAGCGTGCCATCGAGTACATCGCCCCTGATGAGCTCGTGGAAGCCACCCCGAAATCCATCCGCCTGCGCAAACGCGTGCTCGATCACAGCACCCGCCTCCGCGAGCGCAAGAAGATGGAAGCCCAGCTCGAAGGCGGCGAGGATTAA